The window CCCGGTCCATCATGTTGGTCAGGGCGCCAAGCTTGCTGGAAACCTTCGCCCCGCCGACTATTGCCACCAGAGGTCGCATCGGGTTGCTCACCGAGCGGTGGAAATAATCCATTTCTTTCTGGAGCAGAAAGCCAGCTCCGCAAGCGGAAACGAATTTCGGAACGCCGACCACCGATGCGTGGGCCCGATGGGCCACGGCAAAGGCATCATTGATATAGATATCGGCAAGGGCTGCCAGTTTTTTTGAGAAGGCTTCATCATTCTGCTGCTCTTCAGCATGGAAGCGCAAGTTTTCGAGCATGATGATCTGCCCCGGTTTCATTGCTTCGATCATGCGGACGACTTCGTCACCGATACAGTCCGGCGCAAGCTTGACTTCCTTGCCTACCAGTCGCGACAACCGTTTGGCCGCCGGGGCCATGGAGAATTGATCAACCCGTTCTCCCTTGGGACGCCCCATGTGGGACATGATGATGATCTTCGCGTCTTCATCAAGGGCGTAATTGATGGTCGGCAGGACCCCGCGGATCCGGATGTCGTCCGTGATGTTGCCCTGCTCATCAAGGGGGACGTTAAAGTCGACCCGGATGAGAAGTTTCTTGTTTCGGACATCAAGGTCTCTGATGTTCTTCAATTGAGCACTCCAACTGTTATTTTTTTCAGGACAAGTTGCAGTCTGTTCTTTTTACAGGATGCGGAGAGGTTCGTGCACCATCGGTCAGATCAGTATAATATTTCTTCCAGAGGCCTGTCATTACAAAATATGGGCCGTTATACCATCTGCTCGGCAATGGAGACGGTTCGGTCTCCGAGCATGTTGGTGTAGCTGCCAAGTTCGTTATCATACCATCCATAGATGACCGCCTGGGTGACCGGCACCTCAAGAATCCCTTTGGCCTCGCAACCCATCCCCAGTTTATCAAGGTTGACCCGGATGTTGGCGGTCCGGGTGTGGGTTTCCGTCCCTTCAATGATGGTTGCGGCGAAAGGCATGCCGATAATGTCTGCCGAAACATTTTGCTCG of the Pseudomonadota bacterium genome contains:
- a CDS encoding phosphoglycerate kinase, producing the protein MKNIRDLDVRNKKLLIRVDFNVPLDEQGNITDDIRIRGVLPTINYALDEDAKIIIMSHMGRPKGERVDQFSMAPAAKRLSRLVGKEVKLAPDCIGDEVVRMIEAMKPGQIIMLENLRFHAEEQQNDEAFSKKLAALADIYINDAFAVAHRAHASVVGVPKFVSACGAGFLLQKEMDYFHRSVSNPMRPLVAIVGGAKVSSKLGALTNMMDRVDKMIIGGAMANTFLKSLGFNVGRSKVEDDLLDTAKDLVKKAAKKGVKLYLPVDCITADKFDPRAETKQTTSQEVPSEWMILDIGPATTTLFAEALEDAKTIIWNGPMGAFEMDAFSRGTMAMVQRVASSHALTIVGGGDTDVAVHKAGESNNISYISTGGGAFLMLMEGKRLPGVVALEENR